In Elephas maximus indicus isolate mEleMax1 chromosome 7, mEleMax1 primary haplotype, whole genome shotgun sequence, the following proteins share a genomic window:
- the LOC126079822 gene encoding LOW QUALITY PROTEIN: olfactory receptor 4X2-like (The sequence of the model RefSeq protein was modified relative to this genomic sequence to represent the inferred CDS: inserted 2 bases in 1 codon), producing the protein MADTHNVTEFIFLGLSPNPEVXRVCFVIFLLLYTAIVLGNFLIVLTVMTSRSLASPMYFFLSYLSFVEICYSSTTAPKLISDLLAEKKAISLWGCMTQVLFIHFFGGTEIFLLTVMAYDRYVAICKPLNYTTIMNQQVCAVLVGIAWVGGFVHSFAQVLLIFHLPFCGPNVIDHYFCDLHPLLKLACSDTFLIGLLMVANGGTVSVISFVVVLASYVVILLHLRTRSSEGWRKALSTCGSHISVVILFFGPLIFIYVRASTTLSVDKMVAVFYTVITPLLNPVIYSLRNAEVKKAMKRLWIKTMKVDEK; encoded by the exons ATGGCTGACACACACAATGTGACTGAATTCATTTTTCTGGGACTTTCTCCCAATCCGGAGGT CAGAGTctgctttgtgatatttttgcTCTTGTACACGGCGATTGTGCTGGGGAATTTCCTCATTGTGCTCACTGTCATGACCAGCAGAAGTCTTGcttcccccatgtacttcttcctcagtTACCTGTCCTTTGTGGAGATCTGCTACTCCTCTACCACAGCCCCCAAACTTATCTCAGACTTGCTGGCTGAAAAGAAAGCCATATCTCTGTGGGGCTGCATGACACAGGTTCTCTTCATCCACTTCTTTGGTGGCACTGAGATTTTCCTGCTCactgtgatggcctatgaccgctatgtggccatctgcaagcccCTCAATTACACCACCATCATGAACCAGCAAGTGTGTGCTGTCTTGGTGGGAATAGCATGGGTGGGGGGCTTTGTGCATTCCTTTGCCCAAGTCCTTCTCATCTTCCACTtgcccttctgtggccccaatgtgATTGACCACTATTTCTGTGACCTGCACCCTCTGCTCAAGCTTGCCTGCTCTGACACCTTTCTCATTGGTCTGTTGATGGTTGCCAATGGGGGAACCGTGTCTGTGATCAGCTTTGTGGTTGTCTTAGCCTCCTATGTGGTTATCTTGCTCCATCTGAGGACTCGAAGCTCTGAGGGGTGGCGAAAGGCCCTCTCCACCTGTGGGTCCCATATTTCTGTGGTAATCTTGTTCTTTGGGCCTCTTATCTTTATCTATGTGAGGGCTTCAACCACTTTATCTGTGGACAAGATGGTTGCTGTGTTCTACACAGTGATCACTCCTCTCCTCAACCCTGTAATCTACTCCCTGAGAAATGCTGAAGTGAAGAAGGCCATGAAGAGGCTATGGATCAAAACAATGAAAGTGGATGAGAAATAG